Part of the Leucobacter insecticola genome is shown below.
GTTGGCTTGCGGGAGCAGGCGGGGCGCCGGGTCGAGGCCCTGAGCGGCGGCCAGCGCAACCGGGTGTCGCTCGCGGCGGCGCTGCTCGGATCACCAGAACTGATCGTGCTCGACGAGCCGACCGTGGGGCTGGATCCGGTGCTGCGGGCCGAACTGTGGGCGCTGTTCCGAAGACTCGCGAGCCAAGGAGCGACACTCATCGTCAGCAGCCACGTGATGGATGAAGCTCTGCACTGCGACCGGCTGATCCTGCTGCGCGAGGGCGAGATCGTCGCTGACACGACGCCCACAAAACTGCTCGAGGAGACCGGGCAGCGTGATCCCGAGGCAGCGTTTCTTGCTGTGATCGAGAGCGGGGAGGCGTCGTGAACCCGAATCGGACCCTCGCCGTCGCCGGGCGCGTGCTGCGGCAGCTCGCCCACGACCCCAGATCCATCGTGCTCCTGATGCTCGCCCCGAGCCTGCTGGTGGGGCTGTTTTCCTGG
Proteins encoded:
- a CDS encoding ABC transporter ATP-binding protein; translated protein: MEQPTVLVRDLRVKRGRKSVFDGIGFDIPRGEVTGLLGPSGCGKTTLLRAIVGVQAGVAGDVTVLGEAAGSRSLRHRVAYATQAASVYDDLSVRQNLSFFAKALGAPRGDEDRVIDLVGLREQAGRRVEALSGGQRNRVSLAAALLGSPELIVLDEPTVGLDPVLRAELWALFRRLASQGATLIVSSHVMDEALHCDRLILLREGEIVADTTPTKLLEETGQRDPEAAFLAVIESGEAS